CCGCCGCAGCATGGGCGCCCACGACGAGTAGTCGGCGTCGGGCCCACGCCACAGCCCGTAGGCGTAGCCGCCGACGCCCGCCAGCAGGCCGCACGCGAGAACCACGGCGAATCCCTTGAGGACCTGCCCGCACGCCACGCGGCGGGGCTGGTTGGGGATCAGCCGGCGGGCCAGGAACCAGGCGGCGAAGAAGCCGACCCACCACGTGGCGAGCAGACCGATGGTGCCGACAAACACGCGGTCGCCCAGCCCGGGGTCGGCGCCCTGGAACTGGTGGAACTTGAAGTTGGTGAAGTACTCCGGACCGATCGCGTAGGTGATCTGGTCGTGCACGACGCCGTACACGCCGGCGATCACCGCGCCGACGACCGCGGCGCCCAGCATCCAGGGCAGGTCGGCCAACGCGACGCGTGGCGCCAGCCGCCTCAGCACGCTCGGCATCGCTCCCTCACCCCCGCCCGAACCAGCGGCGTTTCGTCTTCTTGCTGGAGTAGTCCAGATGCATCACCTCGCCCTCGTGGCCGAACGGCGACTCGCTAAACCGGGCGGTGATCTTTTCTTGGGCGTCGTGCCCGAGGGTGTGGCCGTCCTCGATCACGGGCCCGTTGTTCAGCAGGTAGGTGGCCAGGTCCATCATGCGGATCCGCAGGTCACCGACGCTGTCGGTCGAGTTCTTGGTGACGATCTCGCGGTGGCCGAGCGGCTCGAGCCCGACCGAGAACCCGTAGGTGAGGCCGCTGTCGCCGTCGACCGGGCCGGCGCGGAAGTCGCACCACAGCGGCAGCACCGCGTCGGGCAGGAAGTGCGCGGCCATCTCGCAGAACGACTTCTTGGCGATCAGCATGGTGGCGTCGCCCCAGTAGACGCCGAGGCAGCCCCGGCCGGACGCCAGCACCGACGCGGTCGCCATGGTCAGCAGCTTGCGTTGCTCGATCGGGTCGTCGCCCTCGCCGATGACGGTGATAATCATGTGCCCCGCCTGGCGGGGCAGGTCCTCCGCGGCGGTGGGCCACAGCCAGCTGGTCTGGGCGGGCCCGGCGAGCTCGTCCGGCGGGTAGGGCGCCGGCATCAGGGCGATCGCCACGAGCCACGGCCCGTGGCTGAATGTGAGCACACGGTCTTCCTTCTCCACCTCCGTCGGCGCGTCGACGCCGTCCCACGTGGCAAAGTGCTCTGCCAGACCGCTCCGCGAAACCTTGGCGCCCTGCTCCAGCAAGACAAACGCGATAGCAGGACTCAAGGCGACCCCTCCGCTGCTGATGGCGATGTGAACGCGTCGCCCCAGTATAGCGGATCCCGGCGCCGACCGAGCAGGTCAGCCGCAGTGCGTAGGCCGGAACAAGCGCAGCGCAGTTCCGGCGCGAGCAGCGGGGTCTGCCGGAACGGCTTGTTCCGGCCTACCTACAACTCGTCTCCACGGTGCTGGCGTAACAGCGTTACAACAGATTCGCAATAGCCTTGGGATCGCTCTGGTCCCAGTAGAGAAAGCAGCTTGAGATCCTCTTCCTCGGCAAACCCTCCCTGAATCAGGCACTTAGTAACAACTTCTTCTAAGAGCCAATAGAACTTCCCCGATTCCGGCGTCGATGTGTGAGAGAGTTCGAGCACTCTAGCCATTGGCCAGATCAGAAGACTGGGGTACCGGGTCGACCCAAGCATGAGTTCGCCAGCATCACTTATGAGCCAATCAAGAAGTTCGGACTTGGCGATAACGTTGCCCCAGATCAGTGCGGCCCCAGGTAGACCTTGTGGGTGATGGCCTGCTTCGTACTCAATAAAGTCGAGCGCGTCTATGTCGATCCTTGTGCCAGCGAATGCGCACGGGTATGGCGGTCCGATAGCCGACCACATCTCACAGTAATTGTTTGCGGTCGCTTCGATTGCTTCGAGTTGGTCGGCTGTTGCAGGTTGCAGGTCCACCCAGTGCGGCTAATCTGTGGTGAGGAGTACTGTGAAACGAGAAGTTGCTATGAAAGCCGGCAGGCCCTCGATTCGCTACTCCGCCCCAATGCAGTAGATCGCCTTGTCGGTCCGCAGGAACAGCCGGCCCTCGCCCACGGCCATCGCCGCGTTGACGCGGCTGTCGTCGGATTCGAAGGTGTTGACCACCAGCTGCTCCAGCTCGTCGGGCGTGGCCTTAAGCACGAAGGTGCCGTCGAAGCGGCTGCTGGCGTAGATCTTGCCGTCCGCCGCGGTGGCCGACGCGTACATGATGTCGGGCCGCGGGCGGAGGCGCTCCTCGTACATCAGCTCGCCGGACTTGGCGTCCACGCAGTACGCGACGCCGTTCTTGTCGTGCAGCAGGTACAGGTAGCCGTCGTGGTAGACCAGCGAGTTGACGTTCGAACCCTTGTCGATCCGCCACAGCACCTTCTCGGACATGTCGCCCGACCCGCCGGCGGGGACGGCCAGCGACTGGTTGCGGCGGGCGCCGGTCGCGTACACCACGCCGTCGACCGCGATGATCGACGGGCAGAGGTAGCCGTCGTCGACGCCGTTGCAGTGCCACAGCTCCTCGCCGGTGGCCGGGTCGTACGAGGTCAGCCGGCGGGGGACGTTCAGCACCGCCTCGGTGCGGCCGTTGGCTTCCACCAGCAGCGGGGTGGCCCAGCAGCTGTCGATGCCCTCGACGCGCCACTTCTCCTCGCCGGTGTGCTTGTCAAGCCCGACCAGCGAGTTGCTCTCGATGCTGGCGTTAACGATCACGATGTCCCCGTGCACAACGGGCGACGCGCCGGACCCCCAGCCGTGGGTCTTGTCGCCGACGTCGGCTTGCCAGATTTGGTTGCCCTCCATGTCCAGGCAGTAGACGCCCGACACGCCGAAGAAGGCGTACAGCCGCTCGCCGTCGGAGGTGAGCGTGCTGGTGGCGTAGCCGTGCATCGAGTCAAAGCCCGGCTGGTACTTGCTCTCCGGCAGCTTGGCGGGGAAGTCCTTCTTCCAGAGCGGCGCGCCGCTATCGCGGTCCAGGCAGACCACGTGGCGGACCAGGCTGGACTGCTCGCCCGGGTCCTCGGCGTTCTCGCCGTAGCCGGAGTAGCAGGTGAGGTACACCCGCTGGCCGATCAGCACGGGGCAGGACGAGCCGGGGCCCGGCAGCTCCCGCTTCCAGACGATGTTCTGCTGGTCGCCCCACTCGGTGGGCAGTTCGGTGGTCTTGGCGGCGCCGAAGTGGTCGCCGCCACGGAAACCGATCCAATCCTCCGCGACCAGCACGGGGGAAGCCAACAGCAGCAACAGCAGCACGCCGGGGACGCGGTTCATGGGAGGCCTTGCGGAAAGCGGGGGTGGGACTGCAGGGGAAGCCCCCTCGTTCTACCCGATCCGCAACCGCCACGCCACCAAACCCGGTGGGAGCAGGGCTAGACGCCGCCGTCCATGCCGAGCCGCATCTTCAGCTCCTCGAAGTCCTGCATGAACCGCTCCGTGGTGGAGTGCACGTGCTCGGCCTCGGTGATGAACTTCATCTCCTCGCGGCAGTCGAGGTAGTTGTCGATCATGATGCCCTCGTAGGCGGTGAGGTCGTTGCCGTAGACGATCAGCAGCTTGTGCTCGTCCAGCTGGACCTCCTGCGGCAGCGTCGGGTTCAGCACGGCGATGCCGGTGCAGCCGTCGTTGACCAGCAGGTCCTCGAAGTCCCACAGGATGCTCTGCAGGATGGGCATGTCGATCGATTCGCGGTACAGGTCGGTGTGACCGCCCGCGTTGTGGGCGTGGCTGGTCTCGAGGACGACATCCACCACCGGACCCAGCGGCTGCAGCAGGTCGATGAAGGTTTCCATCAGGCGGCCGCGGGTGGCGGCGCCCATCAGCACCGGCACGTTGCTGCGGGTCTCTTCGTCGCGGTAGAAGTCGTGGCGGAAGCCGGCGCTGGGCACCACCTCCAGCGCGTAGCTGGGGCGGACCGCGTCGGACAGCTCGAAGTCGCCGTACCGCGCGACGCCGAGGTGCGCCTCCAGCTCGTCCTCGCTCAGGCAGTCAAAGCTGCTGGCGGGGGCGGCGACGGCCTGGTCCTCGTCGAAGACGGTCGTGAAGAAATCTTTGAGAAAACCCATCAGAGATTCTCACCTCTATAAATCGAATTCGTCGGCTAAACGCCGGACGCGGTGCGGCCGGCTTCGGTCAGATTGGTGGGGTGAGAGCGTCCTGGTTCTCGGCTGTCAGAGCGTCCGCACCGTGCGCCGCCTGGCATGCTGAACCCTAGGTCACCCATTGCGGCGCACGCGGGGGCGCCCTCGGCGGCCGCCGGATAACGGGTCGCCCCCCCGGGCGCAACCGCTACAGCCGGTCGGCGGGCCGCTCCGCGGGGCCCCAGTAGGCTCTGCGCTGCAGAAAACTGAAGCCGGCAGGCCCTGCCGCTACAGAAACCACGGCCGTCGGGCGCCGCTTTGCGTCGCGGCCGGCGGGGCGTGCCCAATAACCCGCGCCGTTGGCACAGGCGGACCACCGCCGACCCGGCGGCCGCCAACCTAGAAACGCAGCTGCCGCCTAACAAAGAAAAGGAGAAGAGAAACCGTGGGCAGACCCGGGCTAGCCGACCTTCACTACGATCTTGCCGGCCAGCGTGCCGGCGCCCGAAAGAGTGTTCTGCTCCTGCAGCCGGTGCGCGTCGGCCGCCTGGTCGAGCGTGAACGTCTGGCCGACCTTCGGCCGGTACTCGCCGCTGGCGAGCCACGCGTTGATCGACTCGGCCGCTTCTCGCTGCTCTTCGGGCGTGGCCTTGAACATCACGAATCCGTGCAGGCTGGCGCCCTTCACGTAGAACGGGCCGACGGGGAACTCGGGCCGCGCGTCGCGGCCCGCCATCAGCACCACGCGGCCCCGCTCGGCCAGGCAGGAAAGGATGCGGTCGAAGTCCGGTTCGCGGGTGGTCTCCCACCAGACGTTGGCGCCCGAGAACGAGGGGATTTCGCCCGCGAGCGCGTCCGCCAGGTCATCGACCTTGTAATCCACGGCCACGTCGGCGCCCAGGTCGCGGCAGGCCTGGCGTTTCACGTCCGTGCCGGCGGTGGCGATCACCGTGGCGCCCAGCGCTTTGGCCATCTGCACCACGGTCGAACCAACACCGCCCGAACCGCCGTTGACCAGCAGGGTCTCGCCCGACTGCACCCGCGCCTCGCGGACCAGGCCCAGGTGCGACGTGATGCCCACCAGCGCGCCCGCCGCGGCGGCCTCGTCGGTGACGCCATCGGGGATCGGGTACAGCCACTGTTCGCCCACGGCCGCCAGCTCGCACAGCGTCCCCTGCCGGCCCAGCAGCCCCTGGTTGCTGCCCCACACCCGCTGCCCCGGCCGGAAGCCCCCGCCGGACCGCACCACCTCGCCCGCCAGGTCGCAGCCCGGGATGTACGGCGCCGGCAGGTCCATCGCCACCATGCCGCCGCGGACATACGTGTCGATCGGGTTGACCGCCGAGTAGGTCACCCGCACCAACGCGTCGCCGGGGCCGGGCTGCGGCTCGGGCAGCTCGCCGACCTGGATCGAATCCGCGGGGCCCGGTTTCTCCACAAAGGCGGCTTTCATAACGCAAGTCCTGGCTCGGCGAGACGAATACTAGGCACGGGTACGCGGCGGGCGTCCCTCTGCGATCTAGGCCGGCTGTGCGGTAAGATGGAGGGGCCCGCTCGAGTCCCAGAATCTTACCCACTCCCGCCCCGCCCGGTAACCAAGCCCACGCATGATGGGAATCCGCAAACCGTCCGCCGGCCTGCTGCTGGTCCTGCTGCTGATCGGCGGCGGCTACGCGGTGGTGAGCGTCACGCCGAACGTCGTCGAGCAGTTCAAGGGTGCCAGCGATATCAACCCGGCGGTTGGCTACGCGTACCTGGCGGTGGTTTCGCTCGGCGCGCTGGCGTTCCTGATCGGCGTCGGCTACCTGTTCTTCCGCTTGGCCCAGAACGCCCGCGCCAAACACCGCGACCTGTCGCGGCGTTCGACGGACCCCAGCAAGCTGACCGCCAAGCAGCGCGAGGCGGAGCTGGCCGACAACCTGGCCGCCGGGCGCGAGTTCGCCGCCACCGCCGCGATGAAGGAGAAGCTCCGCGAGGAGCTGGAGCGGTTGACCGAGGAGCTCGAGGCCAAACGCAAGCACCGCCGGCTGGAGATCGTGGCGTTCGGCACCATCTCCAGCGGCAAGTCGTCCCTGCTGAACGCGCTGTGCGGGCAGGACGCGTTCCGCTCCAGCGTGGTGGGCGGCACTACGGTGGCCAAGAGCAGCGTGCCCTGGCCGGGCGAGGACAAGGTGGTGCTGGTCGACACGCCCGGCCTGGCCGAGGCCGACGACGAGTCGCACGGCGCGGTGGCGATCGAGGCCGCCGAGCAGGCCGACCTGGTGCTGTTTGTTGTCGACGGCCCGCTGAAGCACTACGAGCAGGAGCTGCTGGAGCTGCTCGCCAAGATGGAGAAGCGGGTGGTGCTCTGCCTGAACAAGGAAGACTGGTACGACAGCCGCCAGCAGCCGGAGCTGCTGGCGCAGCTCGCCGAGCAGGCCAGCCCGGCCGTGGCGCCGGAGGACATCGTCGCCGTCCGCGCGAGCGCCGCAACCCGCCGGCAGGTGCGCGTGCTGCCCGACGGCACGGAGGAGGTGGGCGAGGTGACCGACCCGCCGGACATCTCGCCGTTGGCCGACCGGCTGCTGAAGATCGTCCGCCGGGAGGGGGGCGACCTGCTGCTGGCCAACCTGCTGACCCGCTCCCGCGGCCTGGTGGACGACGCCAAGGAGAAGGTGCTCGTCGCGCTCGACGAGGAGGCCGACCGCGTGATCAACCGCTACATGTGGGCCGCCGGCGGCGCGGGGCTGATCCCGATCCCGCTGCTGGACCTCGCCGGCGGCAGCGCGGTCACGATCAAGATGATCATCGACCTGGCCGAGGTGTACAAGCAGAAGATCGACACCGACACGGTCGTCGAGATGCTCGCCCAGCTCAGCAAGAACCTGATCGCCTCCCTTGGCGCCAGTGCCGCCGCCACTGGCTTGAGCGCTGCGCTCGGGTCGGTGCTCAAGACCGTGCCGGGCGTGGGCACCATCACCGGCGGATTGTTGCAGGGCACGGTGCAGGCGTTGGTGACCCGCTGGATCGGCAAGGTGTTCTGCGAGTACTACCGCAATGAGATGAAGACCCCGCCCGGCGGTCTGGCCGAGATGGCCAAACGCCAATGGAAGGCCGTGACCGCGCCGGATGAGCTGCGGAAGCTGGTGCGATTGGGTCGCGAGCATATTGAAGATCCCGATGACTAACCTCATCCCCATCCACGACGCCCACCGCATCGACCAGCTCCGCGGCGAGCTGCGGATCGAACCCGGTCTGCTGCGCCGGCTGCGGATCGCGTTCTTCAAGAAGGGCGCCACGGCCGACGACGCGCTCGCACAGCTGCCCGAGGGCGTGCGGGAGCGGTTTGCCGAGCGTGTCGCTTTCCATCCATTGCGGCTCGACCACCGCGCCGACTCGCAGCAGGACGGCGCTTCCAAGCTGATCTTCAAGACCGACGCCGATTACCTGATCGAGTCGGTGATCCTCCGGCCGGGCACTGGGCGCACGGCGTTGTGCGTCTCTAGCCAAGTCGGCTGCGCCGCCGCGTGCGACTTCTGCGCCACTGGCAAGATGGGCATGGCCCACAGCCTGCCGGCCGCCGCGATCCTCGACCAGCTCGTGCAGGCCAACCAGCTGCTGGCCGCCGAGGACCGCCGCGTGCGCAACCTCGTGTTCATGGGCATGGGCGAGCCGCTGCACAACGAGGAGAACATTTACGAGGTGCTCGCCGCGCTGGCGAATCCGCAGCTGTTCCACCACTCGATGAACCGGGTGCTGGTCAGCACGGTCGGCATCCCCGACGCCATGATCCGCCTCGCGCGACGTTTCCCCCAAGTCAACATCGCGTTGAGCCTGCACGCGGTGCGGCAGCAGGCCCGCGAGCAGATCGTCCCCCTCGCCCGCAAGCA
This portion of the Posidoniimonas corsicana genome encodes:
- a CDS encoding NADPH:quinone reductase, with translation MKAAFVEKPGPADSIQVGELPEPQPGPGDALVRVTYSAVNPIDTYVRGGMVAMDLPAPYIPGCDLAGEVVRSGGGFRPGQRVWGSNQGLLGRQGTLCELAAVGEQWLYPIPDGVTDEAAAAGALVGITSHLGLVREARVQSGETLLVNGGSGGVGSTVVQMAKALGATVIATAGTDVKRQACRDLGADVAVDYKVDDLADALAGEIPSFSGANVWWETTREPDFDRILSCLAERGRVVLMAGRDARPEFPVGPFYVKGASLHGFVMFKATPEEQREAAESINAWLASGEYRPKVGQTFTLDQAADAHRLQEQNTLSGAGTLAGKIVVKVG
- a CDS encoding YcjF family protein; this encodes MGIRKPSAGLLLVLLLIGGGYAVVSVTPNVVEQFKGASDINPAVGYAYLAVVSLGALAFLIGVGYLFFRLAQNARAKHRDLSRRSTDPSKLTAKQREAELADNLAAGREFAATAAMKEKLREELERLTEELEAKRKHRRLEIVAFGTISSGKSSLLNALCGQDAFRSSVVGGTTVAKSSVPWPGEDKVVLVDTPGLAEADDESHGAVAIEAAEQADLVLFVVDGPLKHYEQELLELLAKMEKRVVLCLNKEDWYDSRQQPELLAQLAEQASPAVAPEDIVAVRASAATRRQVRVLPDGTEEVGEVTDPPDISPLADRLLKIVRREGGDLLLANLLTRSRGLVDDAKEKVLVALDEEADRVINRYMWAAGGAGLIPIPLLDLAGGSAVTIKMIIDLAEVYKQKIDTDTVVEMLAQLSKNLIASLGASAAATGLSAALGSVLKTVPGVGTITGGLLQGTVQALVTRWIGKVFCEYYRNEMKTPPGGLAEMAKRQWKAVTAPDELRKLVRLGREHIEDPDD
- a CDS encoding signal peptide-containing protein, which translates into the protein MPSVLRRLAPRVALADLPWMLGAAVVGAVIAGVYGVVHDQITYAIGPEYFTNFKFHQFQGADPGLGDRVFVGTIGLLATWWVGFFAAWFLARRLIPNQPRRVACGQVLKGFAVVLACGLLAGVGGYAYGLWRGPDADYSSWAPMLRRLQVTDTWAFARVAYIHNASYLGGLVGLVAALVLIRPIPSAPPDQAPPRDSG
- a CDS encoding DUF4261 domain-containing protein is translated as MSPAIAFVLLEQGAKVSRSGLAEHFATWDGVDAPTEVEKEDRVLTFSHGPWLVAIALMPAPYPPDELAGPAQTSWLWPTAAEDLPRQAGHMIITVIGEGDDPIEQRKLLTMATASVLASGRGCLGVYWGDATMLIAKKSFCEMAAHFLPDAVLPLWCDFRAGPVDGDSGLTYGFSVGLEPLGHREIVTKNSTDSVGDLRIRMMDLATYLLNNGPVIEDGHTLGHDAQEKITARFSESPFGHEGEVMHLDYSSKKTKRRWFGRG
- the rlmN gene encoding 23S rRNA (adenine(2503)-C(2))-methyltransferase RlmN; translated protein: MTNLIPIHDAHRIDQLRGELRIEPGLLRRLRIAFFKKGATADDALAQLPEGVRERFAERVAFHPLRLDHRADSQQDGASKLIFKTDADYLIESVILRPGTGRTALCVSSQVGCAAACDFCATGKMGMAHSLPAAAILDQLVQANQLLAAEDRRVRNLVFMGMGEPLHNEENIYEVLAALANPQLFHHSMNRVLVSTVGIPDAMIRLARRFPQVNIALSLHAVRQQAREQIVPLARKHPVDQLRATIQQLNTLQGRPVMLEHLMLAGVNDSLDEARELAAWCEGLLVHVNLIPYNPIAGAPHLIGTPPAERKAFAQVLKDAGVTTTTRYSMGQDIEAACGQLVQQGNREVAKRAAAARA
- a CDS encoding outer membrane protein assembly factor BamB family protein; this encodes MNRVPGVLLLLLLASPVLVAEDWIGFRGGDHFGAAKTTELPTEWGDQQNIVWKRELPGPGSSCPVLIGQRVYLTCYSGYGENAEDPGEQSSLVRHVVCLDRDSGAPLWKKDFPAKLPESKYQPGFDSMHGYATSTLTSDGERLYAFFGVSGVYCLDMEGNQIWQADVGDKTHGWGSGASPVVHGDIVIVNASIESNSLVGLDKHTGEEKWRVEGIDSCWATPLLVEANGRTEAVLNVPRRLTSYDPATGEELWHCNGVDDGYLCPSIIAVDGVVYATGARRNQSLAVPAGGSGDMSEKVLWRIDKGSNVNSLVYHDGYLYLLHDKNGVAYCVDAKSGELMYEERLRPRPDIMYASATAADGKIYASSRFDGTFVLKATPDELEQLVVNTFESDDSRVNAAMAVGEGRLFLRTDKAIYCIGAE